The sequence CAGATAGCCGACCCCTCGGGCCGTGACCGCGATTCGCGCTCGCGCCCACGTGAACGACCATCTCCCCTCGCCGTCCGGCGTCGACGCGCATCCCCGCGCGGTCGCCGACGGCATCGTCGCAATCTGATCTGGTCTGGTCTGCTCTGCGGTGCGTCGCGCTGCGCCGCCGCGCTGCGCCGCCGCGCTGCGCCGCCGCGCTGCGCCGACGCGCTGTGCGACCGCGCGGTGCCACCGCGCTGACCAGGGCCGGCCGCGACGAGCGTTCGAAAGGTGACACCCATGCAACCCTTGACCGATTCCGCCCTCCGGAGCTCCTTCGTCAACGCCACGAAGCGCGAGATATCCGACCTCGCGCTCCCGCTCGACTTCGCCGAAACCGACTGGGAACGCCTCGACTACTTCGGCCGCCAGGACCGCAGGTCACCGCGGCGGGCGTTCATCGTCGTCGAGCTCGACGACCGTTCCGTGGGCGTCATGCTCCGAAAGGCCGACGCGCCCCCGCGCTCCCGCGCGCAGTGCTCGTGGTGCCAGGACGTGTACCTCACGAACGAGGTCGTGTTCTACTCGGCCAAGCGTGCCGGCGAAGCCGGGCGGAGGGGCGACACGATCGGCACGCTCGTGTGCGCCGAGTTCGGGTGCTCTGCGAACGTGCGGAAGCTTCCGCCCGTGGCGTACGTCGGGTTCGACGCCG is a genomic window of Agromyces protaetiae containing:
- a CDS encoding FBP domain-containing protein yields the protein MQPLTDSALRSSFVNATKREISDLALPLDFAETDWERLDYFGRQDRRSPRRAFIVVELDDRSVGVMLRKADAPPRSRAQCSWCQDVYLTNEVVFYSAKRAGEAGRRGDTIGTLVCAEFGCSANVRKLPPVAYVGFDAEAARRSRIEGLRERSRNFVRSVLVG